In the Pseudanabaena sp. PCC 7367 genome, one interval contains:
- a CDS encoding VOC family protein, with the protein MSDKRSLGYYLQGVQHFGITVGDMAKAMEFYTEVLGGKVAIAGDGFYGEVIQNTCFQKDYLDAIAQGLNPKTVGVPNLVPGDEEVLDVRFVSFGNTVVELIHFRDAKLNPNAPNFCGKIPSGVGYVNAPHLSFHVKDDVDLNQFAIELEQECQNRGINLVCNRIITVQTEAERQKVDPKYNANKFWADEDYFVEGYSDLDFGDFSGWSLFYAKGPNGEQLEFNQVTRGAKEKFMGAQKAYNETNGTNYKWPIDSVPVADMPNG; encoded by the coding sequence ATGAGCGACAAAAGGAGCTTAGGCTACTACCTTCAGGGAGTCCAGCACTTCGGAATCACCGTTGGGGATATGGCCAAAGCGATGGAGTTTTATACTGAAGTGCTTGGTGGCAAAGTGGCGATTGCTGGCGATGGTTTTTATGGCGAGGTGATCCAGAATACCTGCTTCCAAAAAGATTACCTCGATGCGATCGCTCAAGGCTTGAATCCCAAAACTGTTGGGGTTCCAAATCTAGTACCCGGTGATGAAGAAGTGCTAGATGTCAGATTTGTCTCGTTTGGTAATACTGTGGTTGAGCTAATTCACTTTAGGGATGCCAAGTTAAACCCCAATGCCCCTAACTTTTGCGGCAAAATTCCTTCTGGGGTTGGCTATGTCAATGCACCGCATCTGTCATTTCACGTCAAGGATGATGTGGACTTGAACCAGTTTGCGATCGAACTGGAGCAAGAATGTCAAAACCGTGGCATCAACCTAGTTTGCAATCGCATCATTACGGTTCAAACCGAGGCGGAGCGCCAAAAAGTTGATCCCAAATATAACGCCAATAAGTTCTGGGCCGACGAGGACTATTTTGTGGAAGGATATTCCGACCTTGACTTTGGTGATTTTTCTGGTTGGTCGTTGTTCTATGCCAAAGGCCCCAATGGGGAGCAGCTAGAATTCAATCAGGTCACCCGTGGTGCCAAAGAAAAGTTTATGGGTGCCCAGAAGGCATATAACGAAACAAACGGCACTAACTATAAATGGCCGATCGATTCGGTGCCGGTGGCCGATATGCCGAATGGCTAG
- a CDS encoding nuclear transport factor 2 family protein — translation MSKIDLVKKAFELVEANNVDDYIKGFTEDAIYKISNLDPVIGPAAIKEFAAPIMDNFTSVTHDIKNMWEQGDIVFAEMIVVYNRKDGKSFDIPALDIIEFEGDKVKKLQSFIDVSPIFA, via the coding sequence ATGAGCAAAATTGATCTGGTCAAGAAAGCCTTCGAACTAGTTGAGGCGAATAATGTTGATGATTACATCAAGGGATTTACCGAGGATGCGATCTACAAGATCAGCAACCTGGATCCAGTGATCGGCCCTGCTGCAATCAAGGAATTTGCCGCCCCAATCATGGATAATTTTACTTCGGTTACCCATGACATCAAAAACATGTGGGAACAAGGCGACATAGTTTTTGCGGAGATGATCGTTGTTTACAATCGTAAAGATGGCAAGTCCTTTGATATTCCTGCTCTCGATATCATTGAGTTTGAGGGCGACAAGGTCAAGAAACTGCAATCATTTATAGATGTATCACCTATTTTTGCCTAG
- a CDS encoding DUF5602 domain-containing protein produces the protein MWNQQQSFSHLSEIESPTNRIKKMATIPGSISVKASLHKLSLWLVSVLIVLVFCLVTNQGAIASFQERPQAIGNEELGAIEARKAVKRVTGDVKPIGNGEVSTWVELDQDGHPTSIGVTMTEDGLYGLPESDDDPAEKDALKLTLLDGIGHATYEHELAFPAEVKETAFNHMGYNWNAFGHWPGGIFTEPHFDVHFYMESMDYRHSMDKSAKQDILIGHKKMERKYVPPGHSIVYGTLEPRMGIHWADLSSPELKPGNFNKIFLFGSYNGKMLFWEPMITRRFLLTKPTNYVEPIVQPYEYPKSGYYPLEYSIRYNADKKEFDIALDKLVYRQGFEEKIN, from the coding sequence ATGTGGAATCAACAGCAAAGTTTTAGCCATTTGTCTGAGATCGAATCACCCACCAATCGCATCAAAAAGATGGCGACAATTCCAGGGTCAATTTCAGTTAAAGCAAGTTTGCACAAACTAAGCCTATGGCTGGTTAGTGTGCTAATAGTTTTGGTCTTTTGCCTGGTAACCAATCAAGGGGCGATCGCCTCGTTCCAGGAGCGCCCTCAAGCGATCGGCAATGAAGAACTTGGCGCGATCGAAGCACGCAAAGCGGTTAAACGAGTCACAGGCGATGTTAAGCCGATTGGCAATGGTGAGGTTTCCACCTGGGTAGAGCTTGACCAAGACGGCCACCCGACCAGCATTGGCGTTACCATGACTGAGGATGGCCTATATGGCCTACCGGAATCTGATGATGATCCGGCTGAGAAAGATGCGCTCAAACTAACTTTGCTGGATGGGATTGGCCATGCCACCTACGAGCATGAGTTGGCTTTTCCCGCTGAGGTCAAAGAAACCGCCTTTAATCATATGGGCTATAACTGGAATGCCTTTGGCCACTGGCCTGGTGGCATCTTTACGGAGCCTCACTTTGATGTCCATTTCTACATGGAGAGCATGGACTATCGCCACAGCATGGACAAATCCGCCAAGCAGGATATCTTGATCGGGCATAAAAAAATGGAGCGCAAGTATGTGCCGCCGGGGCATTCGATCGTCTATGGCACATTGGAGCCACGCATGGGCATCCATTGGGCCGACCTTAGCTCACCAGAATTAAAGCCTGGTAACTTCAACAAAATTTTTCTGTTTGGTTCATACAATGGCAAGATGTTGTTCTGGGAACCGATGATTACGCGGCGTTTTTTGCTGACTAAGCCAACTAATTATGTTGAGCCGATCGTGCAGCCCTATGAATATCCCAAGAGTGGTTATTATCCCTTGGAATATTCAATTAGATACAACGCTGACAAGAAAGAATTTGACATCGCCTTGGATAAGCTAGTCTATCGACAAGGTTTTGAGGAAAAAATAAACTGA
- a CDS encoding GTP-binding protein → MPAHGSNRSNRSNSSNADNSSFDYIQTELNYRQAKSTLREIVRGLDLTPRERSGLEPELRELQYMLNKLEHTVVQIAVFGMVGRGKSSLLNALLGKYVFETGPVYGVTKSQNMADWDLTKETIVQGQEFTRVSLRSLGDARVELIDTPGIDEVDGETREELARRVAHQADLILFVVAGDITKVEFQALSRLREASKPILLVFNKIDQYPVRDRLAIYAKIRDQRVKQLLSEDEIVMAASAPLEAKATRQADGSIEAELIPGQPQIDDLKIKILEVLDREGKALIALNSLMYADNVHSRVIDRKMQIRERRANKIIWNSVITQAVAIAVNPITVIDVISTAVIDVSMIIALSKLYGISMTQKGAIALLQKIALCMGGVTASEFLVHLGLGSLKTLLGASAPATGGISLSAYIPIAITQAAVAGVSSYAIGLITKTYLANGASWGPKGPKAVVKNILENLDEESILARIKDELRHKIDLSRLGQI, encoded by the coding sequence ATGCCTGCCCATGGAAGCAATAGAAGCAATAGAAGTAATAGTAGTAATGCCGATAATTCCAGCTTTGACTATATTCAAACCGAACTGAACTATAGGCAGGCCAAAAGCACGCTACGGGAAATTGTGCGCGGCTTAGACCTCACCCCCAGGGAGCGATCGGGCTTGGAACCAGAGTTGCGCGAATTGCAATATATGCTCAATAAACTAGAGCATACGGTGGTGCAGATCGCCGTATTTGGCATGGTAGGGCGGGGTAAGTCTTCATTACTGAATGCGCTGCTGGGTAAATATGTATTCGAGACTGGCCCTGTTTATGGCGTGACCAAGTCCCAAAATATGGCCGATTGGGATCTCACCAAAGAAACGATCGTGCAGGGTCAAGAATTTACGCGCGTATCCTTGAGAAGCTTAGGTGATGCCAGGGTAGAGTTGATCGATACGCCTGGGATCGATGAGGTGGATGGTGAAACCAGGGAAGAACTGGCCAGAAGGGTAGCTCATCAAGCAGATTTAATTTTGTTTGTGGTGGCAGGGGATATCACTAAGGTTGAGTTTCAGGCACTTTCGCGGCTGCGCGAGGCTAGTAAGCCAATTTTGCTGGTATTTAACAAAATCGATCAATACCCAGTCCGCGATCGCCTTGCCATCTATGCCAAAATCCGCGATCAGCGGGTCAAGCAGTTGCTATCGGAAGATGAAATTGTGATGGCGGCTTCTGCACCTCTGGAGGCAAAGGCAACCAGGCAGGCAGATGGATCGATCGAAGCAGAGCTAATCCCTGGCCAGCCGCAGATTGATGATTTAAAAATCAAGATTTTGGAGGTACTCGATCGGGAGGGCAAAGCTTTGATCGCCCTGAATAGCTTGATGTATGCCGATAATGTTCACAGCAGGGTGATCGATCGCAAGATGCAAATCCGCGAACGGCGTGCTAATAAAATTATCTGGAATTCGGTGATTACCCAGGCAGTGGCGATCGCCGTTAATCCAATCACAGTGATCGATGTAATTTCTACGGCAGTAATTGATGTATCGATGATTATCGCCCTCTCTAAGCTCTATGGCATCAGCATGACCCAAAAGGGAGCGATCGCCCTGTTGCAAAAAATTGCCCTCTGTATGGGTGGGGTAACCGCCAGTGAATTTTTAGTCCATTTGGGGCTCGGCTCCCTCAAGACCCTGCTGGGAGCATCTGCGCCTGCTACTGGTGGAATATCACTAAGTGCCTACATCCCGATCGCCATTACCCAGGCTGCTGTTGCTGGCGTATCCAGCTATGCGATCGGCTTGATTACCAAAACCTACCTGGCCAATGGTGCTTCCTGGGGGCCAAAGGGGCCAAAGGCAGTGGTCAAAAATATTCTTGAAAACCTGGACGAAGAATCAATCCTGGCGCGGATCAAGGATGAACTACGCCATAAGATCGATCTTTCTCGTTTGGGGCAAATTTAA
- a CDS encoding iron uptake porin, producing MKNVWVKCCLRFPFSIAICLGLASADIWTGSLRAEEIDLATIDNLAQLDALDAKDVAESESIATADQIVAPQTEVNQLQSSNSQVQATQTYDNQTPLASQTSNDLADLAVHPRDLSDLGHLNPHSEIESLDLLLEYGNEVPTKPIAAGVTSVSQLSDVQPTDWAFTALQSLVERYGCIAGYDVPGTSPSPIVPRLKQVDGSDRVYRGQQAITRYEFAAGLNACLDKINDIISSGLADKVSQEDLAALQRLQEEFAAELAALRGRVDVLEATTARLEAQQFSTVTKLNGLAWMNLTGAFGGDIRREIARRDPVTNQPLSEIVTDNPNATLSGLVWLNLVSSFTGKDQLVSTIVMGNGNSPANVFASAGHTNTWGAPFTDQTAGPGPFGENVVALQEMFYEFPIFNERARLKIGPQIVWYRVFDISPNTLIFTSGGTFSSIDNTLTNNIEHGAGAVIQAPLGDKFEIKVGYLSESNTFLPQPRSAGNPDEGLFGGTYSLTTELGFRPTDSFALRLLYNRTNQNAFTNPVDGFFNVVGDAVGEPIRGLADDGFGGALVNAQSNVFTLGFDWRIAEHLALFGRYGTGRTSLNPANPTIDNGVITMQSFQVGLAFPDLFKRGAQGMISFAMPYDVKSGSEFLVSGSGDGGTQYDLELVYFYPINRNIAIVPNLYFIFNPNNFSSNPTVTVANLRLSFRF from the coding sequence ATGAAAAATGTTTGGGTCAAGTGCTGTTTGCGCTTTCCGTTTTCGATCGCTATTTGCTTAGGTCTTGCTTCCGCTGACATATGGACAGGATCGCTCCGGGCTGAAGAGATTGATCTAGCTACCATAGATAATCTGGCTCAATTAGATGCTTTAGATGCTAAAGATGTGGCTGAATCTGAATCGATCGCCACTGCCGATCAAATTGTTGCGCCTCAAACAGAAGTTAATCAGCTCCAGTCTTCAAATTCTCAGGTTCAGGCTACTCAAACCTACGACAATCAAACACCGCTAGCTAGCCAAACTAGCAATGATTTAGCTGATTTAGCGGTACACCCACGCGATCTTAGTGATCTAGGACATCTCAATCCCCACAGTGAGATCGAGTCATTAGATCTATTGCTTGAATATGGCAATGAAGTGCCAACTAAGCCGATCGCTGCTGGTGTAACCTCCGTTTCTCAGCTTAGTGATGTGCAGCCCACCGATTGGGCATTTACAGCCTTGCAATCATTGGTAGAACGCTATGGTTGTATTGCTGGCTATGACGTACCAGGCACTTCACCCAGTCCAATTGTGCCAAGGCTGAAGCAAGTTGATGGTAGCGATCGGGTCTATCGGGGGCAGCAAGCGATCACCCGCTATGAATTTGCCGCTGGTTTAAATGCCTGCCTCGATAAAATCAACGATATTATCAGCAGTGGCCTGGCCGACAAAGTAAGCCAAGAAGATCTGGCCGCTCTGCAAAGACTCCAAGAAGAATTCGCGGCGGAACTGGCCGCCCTGCGTGGTCGAGTTGATGTTCTAGAAGCCACCACCGCCCGGCTCGAAGCCCAACAATTTTCCACCGTCACCAAGCTGAATGGTTTGGCCTGGATGAATCTGACCGGGGCATTTGGTGGCGATATTCGCCGGGAAATCGCCCGCCGTGATCCGGTTACCAATCAACCCCTGAGCGAAATAGTCACCGATAACCCCAATGCTACCCTCAGTGGTTTGGTGTGGCTGAATCTGGTTTCTTCATTTACCGGCAAAGACCAGCTAGTCAGCACGATCGTAATGGGTAATGGCAATTCCCCGGCCAATGTGTTTGCTTCGGCTGGGCATACCAATACCTGGGGTGCTCCTTTTACCGATCAAACCGCTGGCCCAGGCCCCTTTGGCGAGAATGTGGTGGCCTTGCAGGAAATGTTCTATGAGTTTCCGATCTTTAATGAACGTGCCCGCCTCAAAATTGGCCCCCAGATTGTTTGGTATCGGGTCTTTGATATTAGTCCAAACACTTTGATTTTTACTTCTGGTGGCACCTTCAGTTCGATCGATAATACGCTGACCAATAACATCGAACATGGGGCTGGTGCAGTCATCCAAGCACCCCTGGGCGATAAATTTGAGATCAAAGTTGGCTACTTGTCTGAGAGTAATACCTTCTTGCCCCAACCGCGATCGGCTGGTAATCCTGATGAAGGGCTGTTTGGTGGCACCTATAGCCTGACTACGGAGCTAGGCTTCAGACCCACTGATAGTTTTGCGCTGCGTCTGCTCTATAACCGCACTAACCAGAACGCCTTTACTAATCCGGTTGATGGTTTCTTTAATGTGGTCGGCGATGCGGTTGGCGAACCAATTCGCGGTCTGGCCGATGATGGATTTGGTGGAGCGCTGGTGAATGCCCAATCGAATGTATTTACGCTGGGTTTTGACTGGCGAATCGCTGAGCATCTGGCTCTGTTTGGCCGTTATGGTACTGGTCGCACTAGCCTGAACCCTGCCAATCCCACGATCGATAATGGTGTAATTACCATGCAATCATTCCAGGTGGGGTTAGCTTTTCCCGATTTGTTCAAGCGTGGTGCTCAGGGCATGATCTCCTTTGCGATGCCCTACGACGTAAAGAGCGGTAGTGAGTTTCTGGTTTCTGGTAGTGGTGATGGTGGCACTCAGTATGACCTGGAGCTGGTCTATTTCTATCCGATTAACCGCAATATTGCGATCGTACCCAACCTCTATTTTATCTTCAATCCTAACAACTTCAGTAGTAATCCTACCGTGACAGTGGCAAATCTGCGCCTATCTTTCAGGTTCTAG
- a CDS encoding PH domain-containing protein, which translates to MAIQEDVYYEGGPHIGDLIISVIMGAFIITLPLTIGAIARALWLRYRITNRRITITGGWLGRNRTDVVYSEIAKVVTVPRGLGIWGDMVLTLKDGSRLELRAVPNFRQTYEYVEAKLNPQAQSISGHAGTQASAG; encoded by the coding sequence ATGGCAATTCAAGAAGATGTTTATTATGAGGGTGGCCCCCACATTGGCGATCTGATTATTAGTGTGATCATGGGTGCGTTTATCATTACGCTCCCCCTGACGATCGGCGCGATTGCCAGGGCACTGTGGTTAAGGTATCGGATCACCAACCGCCGGATTACCATTACAGGTGGCTGGCTGGGTCGTAACCGTACAGATGTGGTTTACAGTGAGATCGCCAAAGTTGTAACCGTACCCAGGGGTTTGGGGATCTGGGGTGATATGGTGCTGACGCTCAAGGATGGTTCACGGCTTGAACTGAGAGCCGTACCTAATTTCCGTCAAACCTATGAGTATGTTGAAGCTAAGCTCAATCCCCAGGCTCAATCAATCAGTGGCCATGCTGGAACCCAGGCTTCGGCTGGCTAG
- a CDS encoding Tic22 family protein translates to MSVIKSLLKLAASTSLMGVLFLAPTMVTPIANLTNQAAEAATEQEVFEKLEGIPVFTITDEQGTPILGSLNQDPANADRQLLLFFLNPDDANALINQIKSSNPQVGNQARVIVRSMNDAYKVIQDNQDEAIAFQIVPSQTSLDSARKILADQGKPADQLPNVPVFFATGGQDENGEGLLTLQQEGQQIVPFFFEQKDLEGLIDRARQQQADVAQGTEIQVTSLFQVLDSMIADEDAATRDTERFTFVPSREAFEYVIENSADLDQ, encoded by the coding sequence GTGTCTGTGATTAAATCTCTACTTAAACTAGCTGCAAGTACCAGTCTGATGGGTGTTCTTTTTCTAGCACCAACTATGGTGACACCGATCGCTAATTTGACTAACCAAGCCGCTGAAGCAGCCACTGAACAAGAAGTGTTTGAGAAACTAGAAGGGATTCCCGTCTTTACGATTACGGATGAGCAGGGCACACCGATTTTGGGATCATTGAATCAAGATCCGGCTAATGCCGATCGCCAATTGCTATTGTTTTTCCTCAATCCCGATGATGCCAATGCTTTGATCAATCAAATCAAATCTAGCAATCCCCAGGTCGGTAACCAAGCCAGGGTGATTGTGCGATCGATGAATGATGCCTATAAGGTGATTCAGGATAACCAAGACGAGGCGATCGCCTTCCAGATTGTGCCATCCCAAACCAGCCTTGATTCAGCCCGTAAAATTCTTGCCGACCAAGGCAAACCCGCTGACCAGTTGCCCAATGTGCCTGTATTTTTTGCCACCGGTGGGCAGGATGAAAATGGCGAAGGGCTGTTGACCCTACAGCAAGAAGGACAGCAGATCGTACCATTTTTCTTTGAGCAAAAAGATCTAGAAGGTTTAATCGATCGCGCCAGACAACAGCAAGCGGATGTTGCCCAAGGTACGGAAATCCAGGTTACTTCGCTGTTCCAGGTACTAGATTCAATGATCGCTGACGAGGATGCTGCCACCAGGGATACGGAGCGGTTTACGTTTGTGCCATCCCGTGAGGCATTTGAGTATGTGATTGAAAATTCGGCTGACCTGGATCAGTAA
- a CDS encoding calcium-binding protein: MNVISRADGSTIQIAFPGGSILSGGGGNDALIGSVGNDVFTGGLGIDQFIFQQQFIDPITGDLVGGYGGADVITDYQAIAGIGDEIKFRNVDNNIGFSIADDGQGNTLITVSDRANIDPTAGSSGNGNFAPSIIQTIVLNNVSALQLMSQGLLEVNGVDLNDTTQGVAKVFGTFDYVVGGLDSNFPLRSGGVAGNSIFTDFGFGQPGVAPENNLIAGDFVSPGEIGNLLAKIMQTVTDITIPGTNDPDIPADLRELLEAEKVIGQIPASLLPGNAFNFALDENGIVDLNRFTPAFAPATVNDDLIVGGPGNDFLIGGPGNDIIVGNQGTDIIWAGTGQDIIIGREGTDYIIFDSILEIRDRDDVQQDPISNARADARIGYIRYEEPYGTPLEDPFTTRTGPDILLVNSAAFNRGIDPITNPELAEQIGYLTPGTIISSDGTGTASTKNGQLVVGEGTVPVVNGAAEDDMQPTFYFSTGAARLFFDRDGSGTQFFDFWMSDLGTSGDPNDGFPPLTEVNGLPQNFNDIVNPPEILIYIY; this comes from the coding sequence ATGAATGTTATTTCTCGTGCAGATGGTAGTACGATCCAGATTGCTTTTCCTGGTGGGAGTATTCTCAGTGGTGGCGGTGGTAATGATGCGCTGATCGGCAGTGTCGGCAATGATGTGTTTACCGGAGGCTTGGGGATTGATCAGTTCATTTTTCAGCAGCAGTTTATTGACCCAATTACTGGCGATCTAGTTGGTGGCTATGGTGGTGCGGATGTGATCACCGATTATCAAGCGATCGCTGGTATTGGCGACGAAATTAAATTTAGAAACGTAGATAATAATATTGGTTTTAGCATTGCCGATGATGGCCAGGGTAATACTTTGATCACCGTCAGCGATCGCGCCAACATTGATCCCACCGCTGGTTCATCGGGGAATGGTAATTTTGCACCTAGCATCATTCAGACAATTGTTTTGAATAATGTCTCAGCACTGCAATTGATGAGCCAGGGTTTGTTGGAAGTCAATGGCGTTGACCTCAATGACACTACTCAAGGTGTAGCAAAGGTATTCGGCACCTTTGATTATGTGGTGGGTGGATTGGATTCTAATTTCCCGCTGCGGTCTGGTGGGGTAGCTGGTAATTCAATTTTTACTGATTTTGGGTTTGGTCAGCCAGGCGTAGCCCCAGAGAACAATCTGATCGCCGGTGACTTTGTGAGCCCAGGTGAGATTGGCAATCTTTTAGCCAAGATTATGCAAACCGTTACCGATATTACTATTCCTGGTACAAACGATCCGGATATTCCTGCTGATTTGCGGGAATTGCTGGAAGCAGAAAAAGTAATTGGTCAAATCCCAGCTTCGCTTTTGCCTGGCAATGCGTTTAACTTTGCGCTGGATGAAAATGGCATTGTCGATCTCAATCGATTTACGCCAGCCTTTGCGCCTGCCACTGTCAACGATGATCTGATCGTGGGTGGTCCTGGTAATGATTTCCTAATTGGGGGGCCTGGCAATGACATCATTGTTGGCAATCAGGGTACAGATATTATCTGGGCTGGTACTGGCCAGGATATTATTATTGGCCGTGAAGGGACTGACTACATTATCTTTGATTCGATCCTCGAAATCCGCGATCGAGATGATGTTCAACAAGACCCGATCAGCAATGCTAGAGCCGATGCCCGGATTGGTTATATTCGCTATGAAGAACCCTATGGTACTCCCCTAGAAGATCCGTTTACCACCCGCACTGGGCCAGATATTTTATTGGTTAATTCTGCGGCCTTCAATCGCGGCATTGACCCCATCACTAATCCTGAGTTGGCCGAGCAAATTGGTTATCTTACCCCCGGCACAATCATTTCTTCGGATGGTACTGGTACTGCATCTACCAAGAATGGTCAATTGGTGGTGGGTGAAGGTACTGTTCCGGTTGTCAATGGTGCAGCAGAAGATGATATGCAACCTACTTTCTACTTCAGTACCGGCGCGGCAAGGCTCTTCTTCGATCGGGATGGCAGTGGCACTCAATTCTTTGATTTCTGGATGTCCGATCTTGGCACTAGCGGCGATCCCAATGATGGTTTCCCACCGCTGACGGAGGTGAATGGTTTGCCCCAGAACTTCAATGATATTGTCAATCCTCCAGAAATCCTGATTTATATCTATTAA
- a CDS encoding nuclear transport factor 2 family protein, with translation MAEITWEWPHTKKWPKFSGGNIDVLKKMFLAGESLNVNNFIKFYTDPCYYKFGNFPAVETPQMIAETSSGFIEACEGLHHHIVDIWEMPDGTVICKMEVTYIGHDARVVTLPCCDTIKFEDGKVKELRIYMDIGPLFTPEKPEKSNFC, from the coding sequence ATGGCAGAAATTACATGGGAATGGCCGCACACTAAAAAATGGCCAAAGTTCTCTGGTGGGAATATCGATGTGCTTAAAAAGATGTTCTTGGCTGGCGAATCCTTGAATGTGAACAACTTTATCAAGTTTTACACCGATCCTTGTTACTACAAGTTTGGTAATTTCCCTGCCGTTGAGACCCCCCAGATGATCGCTGAGACCTCAAGTGGATTTATTGAAGCATGTGAGGGTTTGCACCACCACATTGTGGACATTTGGGAAATGCCAGATGGCACTGTGATTTGCAAAATGGAAGTGACTTACATTGGCCATGATGCCAGGGTTGTTACCCTACCTTGCTGTGACACGATCAAGTTTGAAGATGGCAAGGTTAAGGAGTTGCGCATTTATATGGACATTGGGCCATTGTTTACGCCTGAAAAGCCAGAAAAGAGTAATTTTTGCTAA
- a CDS encoding nuclear transport factor 2 family protein, protein MAEEPQMSISSKGERIKYFLTGGGKTLDDFIGFFTEQAKYKFANAPLLTGKPAIREFAANARKRVKFVTHDIHELWEIGDVVICELDINYHRHDDSVVTLPGTDIFRMDGDLIRDLRVYVDVSPLRQ, encoded by the coding sequence ATGGCAGAGGAGCCCCAAATGTCTATAAGTAGCAAGGGTGAGCGAATTAAATATTTTTTGACTGGTGGTGGTAAAACCCTGGATGATTTCATCGGCTTTTTTACCGAGCAGGCCAAATATAAATTTGCTAATGCGCCGCTTTTGACCGGCAAGCCAGCGATCCGCGAATTTGCTGCCAATGCGCGTAAGCGAGTTAAGTTTGTCACCCATGATATCCATGAGTTATGGGAAATAGGCGATGTGGTCATTTGTGAGCTAGATATTAACTACCACCGCCATGATGACAGTGTGGTTACTCTGCCTGGCACAGATATATTTCGGATGGACGGCGATCTAATCCGTGATCTGCGGGTCTATGTTGATGTGTCGCCGCTCAGGCAATAA
- a CDS encoding nuclear transport factor 2 family protein, translating to MSKIETVKTLLKLFEGMQVDEFLTYLTDDALYRFGNYPAAVGKANIEQTVKASHMDQIKGISFDVKEIWESGDAVICEMEINYTKVDDSVLTLPCTDIFRMEGDKVKEMKVFMDASPLFA from the coding sequence ATGTCCAAGATCGAGACTGTAAAAACATTGCTCAAATTGTTTGAGGGAATGCAAGTTGATGAGTTTTTAACCTATCTCACCGATGATGCTCTCTATCGGTTTGGCAATTATCCCGCGGCGGTGGGTAAGGCAAATATCGAACAAACGGTCAAAGCCAGCCACATGGATCAAATTAAAGGCATCTCCTTTGATGTTAAGGAAATTTGGGAAAGCGGCGATGCGGTAATTTGCGAAATGGAAATCAACTACACCAAAGTGGATGATTCGGTTTTGACCTTGCCCTGTACCGATATTTTCCGCATGGAAGGCGACAAAGTCAAAGAGATGAAGGTGTTTATGGACGCTTCACCGCTGTTTGCCTAG
- the rpmH gene encoding 50S ribosomal protein L34, with protein sequence MTKRTFGGSVRKKRRTSGFRARMRTPSGKRVIRARRRKGRVRLTTA encoded by the coding sequence ATGACAAAACGTACATTTGGTGGTTCCGTTCGTAAAAAACGACGTACTTCTGGCTTCCGTGCCCGAATGCGCACTCCTAGCGGCAAGCGTGTAATCAGAGCCCGTCGCCGTAAGGGCAGAGTAAGGCTAACCACAGCCTAA
- the rnpA gene encoding ribonuclease P protein component, translated as MLPQQNRLRCRHDFAKVYNQGNRYGGRFLRLRVRFTDNPHQPTRIGIVISKKVSKQAVVRNRVKRQLRAILRSHLSNLRQGLQIIVTVSTLRGEPTYHQLCQDLNQILIKAEILY; from the coding sequence GTGTTACCGCAACAAAATCGGTTACGATGCCGGCATGATTTTGCCAAAGTATATAATCAAGGCAATCGTTATGGTGGCCGTTTTTTGCGTTTGCGGGTTCGGTTTACCGATAATCCACATCAGCCCACCCGAATTGGTATAGTAATCAGTAAAAAAGTAAGTAAGCAGGCCGTGGTGCGAAATCGGGTTAAACGGCAATTGCGAGCAATTTTGCGATCGCACCTGTCAAACCTAAGACAGGGATTGCAAATAATTGTTACAGTTTCCACCCTGCGAGGGGAGCCGACTTACCACCAACTCTGTCAGGATTTAAACCAAATACTTATTAAAGCTGAAATATTATACTAG